In the genome of Chrysiogenia bacterium, the window TCAACCAGAATTTCCCCCAGGACCTCATGCCAGTTGGCCTCGGCCTCGATGGAGGCGAGCACGCTGGCCAGGCCGAACTGGATGCGGTTGAGGTAGAGCATTCCCGGGCGCTTGGCTTCGCGGATTCCCTTACGCAGGGCTTTCCGCGCGGCGAGGAAGCCGCCCTTGATGGAGAGATCCGAGAGACGTTCGGTGTAGGCGCGGTTGAAGGTAAAGGGCTCGTCCTTGATGGCGGGCTCGTAGACGGCGACCGCGTATTCTTCGAGAAAAGCCCATTCCTCTTCGTCGACTTCGTCCTGAATTTCCCACACCCGCGCGAGCGCCTCGCGCAGCTCGCTGCCGCGCCCGCCCTCTCGAACCAGTGATCCAACGCCCTTCAAATCCGCCAGCACGGCGGGCGGATAGCGCTGCACGCAGCCGAAATCCAGATACGCCACATCGGCTCCGCCGGGAAAGAGGTAGTTTCCCGGATGGGGATCGGCGTTGAACATGCCGTGGACATAGAGCGAGCGGAAGAGAAAGGCGAAGAGATTGCGGCCGATCTCGTTGCGCTCTTCCTGATTGCCGCGCGCGCGCATCTCTTCCCAGGACTCACCGCTCACGTAATCGAGCACCAGAATGTGATCGCGGCAGAGCTCTGTGTGCGGGCGGGGGATGACCACGCCGGGCGTGCCTTCCCACGCGTCGGCAAAGTCCTGCTGATTGCACAGCTCGCAGCCGTAGTCGCATTCTTCGAGCACGCGGGAGGTGAGATCGTCGAGGGTCTGTTCGAGATCGACCTTGGGCAGCACCATCGCCATGGCGTTGCGCAGCAGGTCGAGATTTTTGAGATCCGATCGGATCGCTTCGTCGATGCCGGGGTACTGGACCTTCACCGCGACGACGCGCCCGTCGGGCAGCTCGGCGCGGTAGACCTGGCCGATGCTGGCCGCGGCGATGGGCTCGCGCTCGAACTTTTTAAAGATGTCTTCGGGCTTTGCGCCCAGGTCCTTCTTGAAGACCGCTTCGATCTCGCTCCAGCGCATGGGCCGTGCGCGCACCTGCAGCTCCGAGAGCGCCTGCGTATAGATGTGGCGATAGCCCGCCGGGATGGCGTCGTCGATATAGCTCACCATCTGGCCGACCTTCATGGGAAGGCCCTTCATTCCGGCCAGTGACTGGGCGAAGGTTTTGGCTGTCTGTTGGTGGAACTTTTCGGCCGCGCTGTCGATGCCGCCGCCCAGAAGGGTGCGGCCCGCGGCCAGCGCCATGTTGTTGGAGACGCCCACGGCCATGTTGCCCAGGCTCGCCATGCGTGTGACACGGCCCCTGGGAATCTTGCGAACCCCGTCCTTCGCCATATCCTGCCGCCTTCCTGTCGTCGCGCAAGCATGAGCCTAGCGCGCGGGCGGCGGCGGCGTCCAAACCGGGGAAGGGTCGGGAAGCGGGAAAGGGGTGAAAGCCCCGTCAGTGGGCCATCTGGAGCTTGTCGAGAAAAAGCGTCGCCAGGCCGAGGAAGGCGAAGAAGCCGCCCACGTCAGTCACGGTGGTGACAATGACGCCCGAGCCCATGGCGGGGTCGAGGCGGAAGCGGTGCAGCAGGAGCGGGACCGAGGCACCGGCCAGGCCGGCGAGCGCGAGGTTCACGCACATGGCCAGGAAGAGCACGGCGCCAAGATAGGCATTTCCCTGCCAGAGGTAGCCCGCGCCCGCGGCGAGCAGGCCGACCGAGGCGCCGATGCAAAGGCCGATGCCGATCTGCTTGCCCATGACGGCCATGACCGAGCTCAGGCTCAACTC includes:
- a CDS encoding AarF/ABC1/UbiB kinase family protein — encoded protein: MAKDGVRKIPRGRVTRMASLGNMAVGVSNNMALAAGRTLLGGGIDSAAEKFHQQTAKTFAQSLAGMKGLPMKVGQMVSYIDDAIPAGYRHIYTQALSELQVRARPMRWSEIEAVFKKDLGAKPEDIFKKFEREPIAAASIGQVYRAELPDGRVVAVKVQYPGIDEAIRSDLKNLDLLRNAMAMVLPKVDLEQTLDDLTSRVLEECDYGCELCNQQDFADAWEGTPGVVIPRPHTELCRDHILVLDYVSGESWEEMRARGNQEERNEIGRNLFAFLFRSLYVHGMFNADPHPGNYLFPGGADVAYLDFGCVQRYPPAVLADLKGVGSLVREGGRGSELREALARVWEIQDEVDEEEWAFLEEYAVAVYEPAIKDEPFTFNRAYTERLSDLSIKGGFLAARKALRKGIREAKRPGMLYLNRIQFGLASVLASIEAEANWHEVLGEILVEAQS